A single Thiohalobacter thiocyanaticus DNA region contains:
- the lgt gene encoding prolipoprotein diacylglyceryl transferase yields MLTYPDIDPAIVRFGDFALHWYGMMYLVGFIGGWWLGRVRAQRPDSGWQAQEIGDLLFYVALGVILGGRIGYILFYNFGLFLEDPLMLLRIWQGGMSFHGGLLGVLLAMWLYGRRTGRSFFQVTDFIAPLVPIGLGAGRIGNFINGELWGRPTDLPWGMVFPFVDSQPRHPSMLYEALLEGLVLFIILWWFSSGPRPRMAVSGLFLLCYGGFRFAVEFVREPDRHLGYLAFDWLTMGHLLSVPMVLFGALLLWLAYRGRRSEE; encoded by the coding sequence ATGCTGACCTACCCCGATATCGATCCTGCCATCGTCCGCTTCGGCGACTTCGCCCTGCACTGGTACGGGATGATGTACCTGGTGGGGTTCATCGGCGGTTGGTGGCTGGGCCGGGTACGGGCGCAACGGCCCGATTCCGGCTGGCAGGCACAGGAGATCGGCGATCTGCTGTTCTACGTCGCCCTGGGCGTGATCCTGGGCGGCCGGATCGGCTATATCCTGTTCTACAACTTCGGCCTGTTCCTGGAGGACCCGCTGATGCTGCTGCGCATCTGGCAGGGCGGTATGTCCTTCCACGGCGGGCTGCTGGGCGTGCTGCTGGCGATGTGGCTGTACGGGCGCCGGACCGGCCGCAGTTTCTTCCAGGTCACCGACTTCATCGCCCCGCTGGTGCCCATCGGCCTGGGCGCCGGGCGCATCGGCAACTTCATCAACGGCGAGTTGTGGGGGCGGCCCACCGATCTGCCCTGGGGCATGGTGTTCCCCTTCGTGGACAGCCAGCCGCGGCATCCGTCCATGCTCTACGAGGCCCTGCTGGAGGGGCTGGTGTTGTTCATCATCCTGTGGTGGTTCTCGTCGGGGCCGAGGCCGCGCATGGCGGTCTCGGGACTGTTCCTGCTGTGTTATGGTGGTTTCCGGTTCGCGGTGGAGTTCGTGCGCGAGCCCGACCGGCACCTCGGTTATCTGGCCTTCGACTGGCTGACCATGGGGCACCTGCTGTCGGTGCCGATGGTGCTGTTCGGCGCGCTGCTGCTGTGGCTGGCGTATCGTGGGCGTCGCAGTGAGGAGTGA
- a CDS encoding class I SAM-dependent rRNA methyltransferase, whose protein sequence is MAGLTEKARPMPLAETASPLAPLRLKKREERRLRAGHLWIYSNEVDTRATPLTGFAPGQPVRIEAHNGRPLGSGYVNPHSLICARLISRDPDQVLDKSLLVHRLKVALSLRQRLFDQPCYRLCYGEADGLPGLVVDRYGDVLAVQLTTAGMEAMKAAVIVALEQVLQPRGILLRNDVEVRRLEGLETYVETLGEVPEPVALSENGARFEVSLQTGQKTGWFFDQADNRVRLRRYARDARVLDVFSYVGAWGVQAALAGAAAVTCVDSSGEALARAGHNAGLNGVGDKMQTRQGDAFEVLKALREADERFDLVILDPPAFIKRRKDIEAGTEAYQRLNQLAIRLLGRDGFLITASCSHHMQPEVFRRTVHRAARHVDRRLQILEWGQQAADHPRHPAIVETDYLKAMYCRVVKD, encoded by the coding sequence ATGGCGGGCCTGACCGAGAAGGCCCGCCCCATGCCCCTTGCCGAAACCGCATCTCCGCTTGCCCCCCTGCGCCTGAAAAAACGCGAGGAGCGCCGGCTGCGCGCCGGCCACCTGTGGATCTACAGCAACGAGGTGGACACCCGCGCCACGCCGTTGACCGGTTTTGCGCCCGGCCAGCCGGTGCGTATCGAGGCCCACAACGGCCGACCGCTGGGCAGCGGCTATGTCAATCCGCATTCGCTCATCTGCGCCCGGCTGATCAGCCGGGATCCGGACCAGGTGCTGGACAAGTCGCTGCTGGTGCACCGGCTCAAGGTTGCCCTGTCCCTGCGCCAGCGCCTGTTCGATCAGCCCTGCTACCGGCTCTGCTACGGCGAGGCCGACGGCCTGCCGGGGCTGGTCGTCGACCGCTATGGTGACGTGCTGGCGGTGCAGCTGACCACCGCCGGCATGGAGGCCATGAAAGCGGCCGTGATCGTCGCGCTGGAACAGGTGCTGCAGCCGCGTGGCATCCTGCTGCGCAACGACGTCGAGGTGCGCCGGCTGGAAGGGCTGGAGACCTATGTCGAGACGCTGGGTGAGGTGCCGGAGCCGGTCGCGCTGAGCGAGAACGGGGCCCGGTTCGAGGTGTCGCTGCAGACCGGGCAGAAGACCGGCTGGTTTTTTGATCAGGCCGACAACCGGGTTCGGCTGCGCCGCTATGCGCGGGACGCGCGGGTGCTGGATGTGTTCAGCTATGTCGGCGCCTGGGGCGTGCAGGCCGCACTGGCCGGGGCCGCGGCCGTGACCTGCGTCGACAGTTCGGGCGAGGCGCTGGCGCGGGCCGGGCACAATGCCGGGCTGAACGGCGTCGGCGACAAGATGCAGACCCGCCAGGGCGATGCCTTCGAGGTGCTCAAGGCCCTGCGCGAGGCCGATGAGCGCTTCGACCTGGTGATCCTGGATCCGCCGGCCTTCATCAAGCGGCGCAAGGACATCGAGGCCGGCACCGAGGCCTACCAGCGGCTGAACCAGCTGGCCATCCGGCTGCTGGGCCGGGACGGTTTCCTGATCACCGCCTCCTGCTCGCATCATATGCAGCCGGAGGTCTTCCGCCGGACGGTGCACCGGGCGGCGCGCCATGTGGACCGGCGGCTGCAGATCCTGGAATGGGGGCAGCAGGCGGCGGATCATCCGCGCCATCCCGCCATCGTCGAGACCGACTACCTCAAGGCGATGTACTGTCGCGTGGTGAAGGACTGA
- a CDS encoding MFS transporter, producing the protein MQLGLIVLALYLLMLPVTGMVPVLRELTVGRYPDLGEFAQHLFMSANMLGALLCVPLAGLLSDLWQRRRPIIAGAFAMNALSLFMLLQDWSYPVYLAWRFVEGCAHITALSLLMTLAADHARRRGSGAVMGLVGAAISLGVASGAPLGGWLGNTDAERVLQWGTGLMLLLTPLSALALRDLPVGRSHGGLGQLLRALPANRPLLLPYAFAFVDRLTVGFIVSTLSLYLSQVIGLDAGRIGLTMALFLIPFALLTFPAGLLSKRWNPLLMMLLGSAAYGLTLAAVGLVPGASIPGLMFAGGVTAALMYAPSLVLVAELSRPEHKALAMSGFNFAGSLGFVLGPLTGGSLVSLFGSYTPAFVIVGGLEVLCALVFLPLALRRRP; encoded by the coding sequence ATGCAGCTGGGCCTGATCGTACTTGCCCTGTACCTGCTGATGCTGCCGGTCACCGGCATGGTGCCCGTACTGCGCGAACTGACGGTGGGCCGCTACCCGGACCTCGGTGAGTTCGCCCAGCACCTGTTCATGTCGGCCAACATGCTCGGCGCGCTGCTGTGCGTGCCGCTGGCCGGGCTGCTGTCCGACCTGTGGCAGCGGCGCCGGCCGATCATCGCCGGCGCCTTCGCCATGAACGCCCTGTCGCTGTTCATGCTGCTGCAGGACTGGAGCTATCCCGTCTATCTGGCCTGGCGCTTCGTCGAGGGCTGTGCCCATATCACCGCATTGAGCCTGCTGATGACCCTGGCCGCGGACCATGCCCGCCGCCGCGGCAGCGGCGCGGTGATGGGACTGGTGGGGGCGGCCATCAGTCTGGGCGTGGCCAGCGGCGCCCCCCTGGGCGGCTGGCTCGGCAATACGGACGCGGAACGGGTACTGCAGTGGGGGACGGGGCTGATGCTGCTGCTCACCCCGCTGTCCGCACTGGCGCTGCGCGACCTGCCCGTCGGGCGCAGCCACGGCGGACTGGGCCAGCTGCTGCGGGCATTGCCGGCCAACCGGCCGCTGCTGCTGCCCTATGCCTTCGCCTTCGTCGACCGGCTGACCGTGGGCTTCATCGTCTCCACCCTGTCGCTGTACCTCAGCCAGGTGATCGGCCTGGATGCGGGCCGCATCGGGCTGACCATGGCCCTGTTCCTGATCCCCTTCGCGTTGCTGACCTTCCCCGCCGGACTGTTGTCGAAGCGCTGGAACCCGCTGTTGATGATGCTGCTCGGGAGCGCGGCCTACGGCCTGACCCTGGCGGCGGTGGGGCTGGTGCCGGGCGCATCCATTCCCGGGCTGATGTTCGCCGGCGGCGTGACCGCCGCACTCATGTACGCGCCCTCGCTGGTGCTGGTGGCCGAGTTGTCGCGGCCCGAGCACAAGGCCCTGGCCATGAGCGGGTTCAATTTCGCCGGCTCGCTCGGCTTTGTGCTGGGCCCGCTCACCGGCGGCAGTCTGGTGAGCCTGTTCGGCAGCTATACCCCGGCCTTCGTGATCGTCGGCGGGCTGGAAGTGCTGTGTGCGCTGGTTTTCCTGCCGCTGGCGCTGCGTCGCCGGCCGTAG
- a CDS encoding ArnT family glycosyltransferase has product MSSVRLPVPDAAVLPALVAALMAVVLWLRPLLPVDETRYVAVAWEMWLRGDFLVPHLNGQAYHHKPPLLFWLIQAGWAVFGVNDWWPRLVAPLLSLFNLVLVVMLARRLWPQLALVRQLAPWLLLGLPLWTAFLTLVQFDLLLVACTLAGMLGLLSAADGARRGWWWLGLAIGLGVLSKGPVILLHLLPTALLAPLWADVRHGWRRWYAGLLGAVAVGAAIALAWAVPAGIAGGAAYRDAIFWGQTAGRVVDSFAHRQPWWWYLPWLPVLLLPWLLWGRLWRGLRCGDWRGERQLRFLLAWLLPVLLAFSLVSGKQVKYLLPLVPVAVLLLARLAAAPPGLPRRPGLAAAWLMLGGGLLALAPMLVRPEAAFWVRDLPLWPGLVLVGAGLLTLAVPPVSVPAQARLTAVATVLVVMAGHLTVLPAAAPAYDLWPAARRIAELQQAGAPVAHAGRYHGQFQFPGRLQRPLTELERTAVADWVRAHPRGYVILYQADWPGLGPGAVALWPYRSDAADLALWRAADLAGALEGSGRDTGTR; this is encoded by the coding sequence ATGAGTTCTGTCCGTCTGCCGGTGCCGGATGCGGCCGTCCTGCCGGCCCTAGTGGCCGCGCTCATGGCGGTGGTGCTGTGGCTGCGGCCCCTGCTGCCGGTGGACGAGACCCGATATGTGGCGGTGGCCTGGGAGATGTGGCTGCGCGGCGATTTCCTGGTGCCCCATCTCAACGGCCAGGCCTACCATCACAAGCCGCCGCTGCTGTTCTGGCTGATCCAGGCCGGCTGGGCGGTCTTCGGCGTCAACGACTGGTGGCCGCGTCTGGTCGCGCCCCTGCTCTCGCTTTTCAATCTTGTGTTAGTCGTGATGCTGGCGCGGCGGCTGTGGCCGCAGTTGGCGCTGGTGAGACAGCTTGCTCCCTGGCTGCTGCTCGGACTGCCGCTGTGGACGGCCTTTCTCACCCTGGTGCAGTTCGATCTGCTGCTGGTGGCCTGCACCCTGGCCGGGATGCTCGGGCTGTTGTCCGCGGCGGACGGCGCTCGGCGCGGCTGGTGGTGGCTGGGGCTGGCGATCGGACTCGGCGTACTCAGCAAGGGACCGGTGATTCTGCTGCACCTGCTGCCGACGGCGCTGTTGGCCCCCCTGTGGGCAGATGTCCGTCACGGCTGGCGGCGCTGGTATGCCGGCCTGCTCGGTGCCGTGGCGGTGGGCGCGGCGATCGCGCTGGCCTGGGCGGTGCCTGCGGGGATTGCCGGCGGTGCGGCCTATCGCGATGCCATCTTCTGGGGACAGACCGCGGGCCGGGTGGTGGATTCCTTCGCCCATCGCCAGCCCTGGTGGTGGTATCTGCCCTGGCTGCCTGTGCTCCTGCTGCCCTGGCTGTTGTGGGGGCGGCTCTGGCGCGGCCTGCGCTGCGGCGACTGGCGCGGGGAGCGGCAGCTGCGCTTCCTGCTCGCCTGGCTGTTGCCGGTGTTGCTCGCCTTCAGCCTGGTCAGCGGCAAGCAGGTCAAGTATCTGCTGCCGCTGGTCCCGGTCGCCGTGCTGCTGCTGGCGCGGCTGGCCGCTGCCCCTCCCGGGTTGCCGCGGCGGCCGGGACTGGCGGCGGCCTGGCTGATGCTCGGCGGCGGGCTGCTGGCCCTGGCGCCCATGCTGGTCCGTCCCGAGGCGGCTTTCTGGGTGCGGGATCTGCCGCTATGGCCGGGACTGGTCCTGGTGGGGGCCGGCCTGCTGACCCTGGCCGTGCCGCCGGTGTCGGTCCCGGCCCAGGCACGGCTGACCGCTGTGGCCACGGTACTGGTGGTGATGGCCGGCCATCTGACCGTTCTGCCGGCCGCGGCCCCTGCCTATGACCTGTGGCCGGCCGCCCGGCGTATCGCCGAACTGCAACAGGCCGGTGCGCCGGTGGCGCATGCGGGCAGATATCATGGCCAGTTCCAGTTTCCGGGCCGGCTGCAGCGGCCGCTGACCGAGCTCGAGCGGACGGCGGTGGCTGACTGGGTGCGCGCCCATCCCCGGGGATATGTGATTCTCTACCAGGCCGACTGGCCGGGACTGGGCCCGGGTGCGGTCGCGCTCTGGCCCTATCGCAGCGATGCCGCCGACCTGGCGCTGTGGCGTGCAGCAGACCTGGCCGGCGCCCTCGAAGGGTCCGGCCGGGACACAGGGACGCGCTGA
- a CDS encoding TVP38/TMEM64 family protein, with product MNRRLLLRGLMLMAGFVLAGLVMSRYLNTAWIDTHVRGQAWGGLAYVAVGALFIGAGLSRQFVSFLGGYAFGFMPGAVFALLASALGCMLAFGFGRLAGRRLLRPRLAGRIRRVDRFIHDNPFSMTLLIRLLPVGWNLMVNLAAGVSSVRPAPFFLGSAIGYIPQTVVFALLGSGMTLQPVLRTTLSIVLFIISGALGIYLYRRYRRGRTLDESLDRELGA from the coding sequence GTGAACCGCCGTCTGCTGCTGCGAGGACTGATGCTCATGGCCGGCTTCGTGCTGGCCGGGCTGGTGATGAGCCGCTACCTCAATACCGCCTGGATCGATACCCATGTGCGCGGCCAGGCCTGGGGCGGGCTGGCCTATGTCGCGGTCGGCGCCCTGTTCATCGGTGCCGGCCTGTCGCGCCAGTTCGTTTCCTTTCTCGGCGGCTATGCCTTCGGTTTCATGCCCGGGGCGGTGTTCGCCCTGCTGGCCTCGGCGCTGGGCTGCATGCTGGCCTTCGGCTTCGGTCGCCTGGCCGGCCGGCGGCTGCTGCGGCCGCGGCTGGCCGGACGCATCCGCCGGGTGGACCGCTTCATCCATGACAACCCCTTCTCCATGACCCTGCTGATCCGGCTGCTGCCGGTGGGCTGGAACCTGATGGTCAACCTCGCCGCCGGGGTCTCCAGCGTGCGGCCGGCGCCCTTCTTTCTCGGTTCGGCCATCGGCTACATCCCGCAGACGGTCGTGTTTGCCCTGCTCGGCAGCGGCATGACCCTGCAGCCGGTGCTGCGCACGACGCTGTCGATCGTGCTGTTCATCATCTCCGGCGCCCTCGGCATCTATCTCTATCGGCGCTACCGTCGCGGCCGCACCCTGGACGAATCCCTGGACCGGGAACTGGGGGCATGA
- a CDS encoding glycosyltransferase family 2 protein has translation MDLSVVVPVFNEADNIRPLLEEIRAALEGRFDYEVIYVDDGSRDVTLTQLRDCRYEFPRLRILSHAASCGQSAAIRSGVRAAHAPWIATLDGDGQNDPADIPPLWARLRADQGSPPLWLIAGWRRQRRDSAAKRLASRVANGVRRRLLGDDTPDTGCGLKLFRRDVFLELPDFDHMHRFLPALVQRAGGRVVSVTVNHRPRARGQSKYGVFDRLWVGIVDLCGVAWLQRRAQRPLVSEVDAE, from the coding sequence ATGGATTTATCGGTCGTGGTACCGGTCTTCAACGAAGCGGACAATATCCGGCCCCTGCTGGAGGAGATCCGCGCTGCGCTGGAAGGCCGCTTCGACTACGAGGTGATCTATGTGGACGACGGCAGCCGCGATGTCACCCTCACGCAGTTGCGCGACTGCCGGTATGAGTTTCCGCGCCTGCGCATCCTGTCTCATGCCGCCAGCTGTGGCCAGAGCGCGGCCATCCGCAGCGGGGTGCGGGCGGCGCACGCGCCCTGGATCGCCACCCTGGACGGCGACGGCCAGAACGATCCCGCCGATATCCCCCCGCTGTGGGCGCGGTTGCGTGCCGATCAGGGCAGTCCGCCCCTGTGGCTGATCGCCGGCTGGCGGCGACAGCGCCGCGACAGCGCGGCCAAACGCCTGGCCTCGCGCGTGGCCAACGGGGTGCGCCGCCGGCTGCTGGGCGACGACACGCCGGATACCGGCTGTGGACTGAAGCTGTTCCGCCGCGACGTCTTCCTCGAGTTGCCAGACTTCGATCACATGCACCGTTTTCTGCCTGCGCTGGTGCAGCGCGCCGGCGGTCGGGTGGTGTCGGTGACGGTGAATCACCGGCCGCGGGCGCGCGGGCAGAGCAAGTACGGGGTATTCGATCGGCTCTGGGTCGGCATCGTGGACCTGTGCGGGGTGGCCTGGCTGCAGCGTCGGGCGCAGCGGCCCCTGGTCTCGGAGGTGGACGCGGAGTGA
- a CDS encoding thioredoxin domain-containing protein, protein MTDVKTNHLAGETSPYLLQHADNPVDWHPWGEEALALARNQDKPILLSIGYSACHWCHVMAHESFEDPGVAQVMNELFVNIKVDREERPDLDKIYQVAHSLLTQRNGGWPLTMFLTPEECIPFFGGTYFPKQPRFGLPGFTELLQRVADFYRERKDAIATQNQDLMRAMQAIAAPQRVESAELSLLPLDVARRQLEEQYDAARGGFGQAPKFPHPGSLERLLRHWDRSRRQGNPDTRALEMLTHTLERMALGGINDQIGGGFCRYSTDDDWMIPHFEKMLYDNGPLLALYSQLHAATGEPLFARTAHSTAEWVMREMQSPEGGYYSSLDADSEGEEGRFYVWTPDEAQAALSAEEYAAFAPRYGLERAANFEGRWYPHVFARIDTIAADLNIDTAEVERRLDSARDKLFTLREQRVRPGRDDKILTAWNALMIRGMAIAARQLQRPDYADSAEQALEFIRNTLWQDGRLLATCKDGRAHLNAYLDDHVYLIDAILELLQVRWNSADMQFALELTEVVLRHFQADDGGFYFTADDHEALIQRPKPVHDDSQPAGNGVAAHVLVRLGHLLAEPRYLDAAEATLRALWLPMEQNAFACTRLIDALEEFLDPGEAVILRGETEAVQDWQMDCAAACAPRRLCLAIPNDAADLPEALAEKIPREGTIAYICTGTRCSPPISRREELREALA, encoded by the coding sequence ATGACTGACGTCAAGACCAATCACCTGGCCGGCGAGACCAGCCCCTACCTGCTGCAGCATGCCGACAATCCGGTGGACTGGCATCCCTGGGGGGAGGAGGCCCTGGCACTGGCCCGCAACCAGGACAAGCCCATCCTGCTTTCCATCGGCTACTCGGCCTGCCACTGGTGCCATGTCATGGCCCACGAAAGCTTCGAGGATCCCGGGGTCGCACAGGTGATGAACGAACTGTTCGTCAACATCAAGGTCGACCGCGAGGAACGCCCGGACCTGGACAAAATCTACCAGGTCGCCCACAGCCTGCTCACCCAGCGCAACGGGGGCTGGCCGCTGACCATGTTCCTCACCCCGGAGGAATGCATTCCCTTTTTCGGCGGCACCTACTTTCCCAAACAGCCGCGCTTCGGCCTGCCCGGCTTCACCGAACTGCTGCAGCGGGTCGCGGACTTCTACCGCGAGCGCAAGGACGCCATCGCCACCCAGAACCAGGACCTGATGCGCGCCATGCAGGCCATCGCCGCGCCGCAGCGGGTCGAGTCCGCCGAGTTGAGCCTGCTGCCGCTGGACGTGGCGCGCCGCCAGCTGGAAGAGCAATACGATGCGGCCCGCGGCGGCTTCGGCCAGGCACCCAAGTTTCCACACCCCGGCAGCCTGGAACGGCTGCTGCGCCACTGGGATCGCAGCCGCCGGCAGGGCAACCCCGACACACGCGCCCTGGAGATGCTCACCCACACCCTCGAGCGCATGGCCCTGGGCGGGATCAACGACCAGATCGGCGGCGGCTTCTGCCGCTACTCCACCGACGACGACTGGATGATCCCGCACTTCGAGAAGATGCTCTATGACAACGGCCCGCTGCTGGCGCTGTACAGCCAGCTGCATGCCGCCACCGGCGAGCCGCTGTTCGCCCGCACGGCACACAGCACGGCCGAATGGGTGATGCGCGAGATGCAATCTCCGGAAGGCGGCTACTACTCCAGCCTGGATGCCGACTCTGAAGGCGAGGAAGGCAGGTTCTATGTCTGGACGCCGGACGAAGCGCAGGCCGCGCTGAGCGCGGAGGAATACGCCGCCTTCGCCCCGCGCTACGGCCTGGAGCGCGCGGCCAATTTCGAGGGCCGGTGGTATCCGCATGTATTCGCGCGCATCGATACCATTGCCGCCGATCTGAACATCGATACCGCTGAGGTCGAACGCCGGCTGGACAGTGCCCGGGACAAACTCTTCACCCTGCGCGAGCAGCGGGTGCGCCCCGGCCGCGACGACAAGATCCTCACCGCCTGGAACGCGCTCATGATCCGCGGCATGGCCATCGCCGCCCGCCAGCTGCAGCGGCCCGACTATGCCGACTCAGCCGAACAGGCGTTGGAGTTCATCCGCAACACCCTGTGGCAGGACGGCCGGCTGCTGGCCACCTGCAAGGACGGACGCGCGCATCTGAATGCCTACCTGGATGATCACGTCTACCTGATCGACGCCATCCTGGAACTGCTGCAGGTGCGCTGGAACAGCGCTGACATGCAGTTCGCCCTGGAACTCACCGAGGTCGTGCTCAGGCATTTCCAGGCCGACGACGGCGGCTTCTACTTCACCGCCGACGACCACGAGGCCCTGATCCAGCGGCCCAAACCGGTGCATGACGACTCCCAGCCCGCCGGCAACGGCGTAGCGGCGCACGTGCTAGTCCGCCTGGGTCACCTGCTGGCGGAGCCGCGCTACCTGGACGCCGCCGAGGCCACCCTGCGCGCCCTGTGGCTGCCGATGGAGCAGAACGCCTTCGCCTGCACCCGCCTGATCGACGCCCTGGAGGAATTCCTCGACCCCGGCGAGGCCGTCATACTGCGCGGCGAGACCGAGGCCGTCCAGGACTGGCAGATGGATTGCGCCGCCGCCTGCGCCCCCAGGCGCCTGTGTCTGGCGATCCCGAATGACGCCGCCGATCTGCCCGAGGCACTTGCCGAGAAAATACCGCGGGAAGGAACGATCGCCTATATCTGTACGGGCACCCGGTGCTCGCCGCCGATCAGCAGGCGGGAAGAACTCCGCGAGGCACTGGCCTGA
- a CDS encoding zinc ribbon domain-containing protein YjdM, with product MSELPRCPQCGSQYTYMDGSLYICPECAHEWSIDGEAETADMGQVVKDANGNVLQDGDSVVVIKDLRVKGSSSVVKVGTKVKNIRLVEGDHNIDCRIDGIGAMQLKSEFVKKA from the coding sequence ATGAGTGAATTACCCAGATGTCCGCAGTGCGGGTCGCAGTACACGTACATGGATGGCAGTCTGTACATCTGCCCCGAGTGCGCGCACGAATGGTCAATTGATGGCGAGGCAGAGACTGCTGATATGGGGCAGGTGGTCAAGGATGCCAATGGCAATGTCCTGCAGGACGGCGACAGCGTGGTTGTGATCAAGGACCTGAGGGTCAAGGGTTCGTCCTCGGTGGTGAAGGTCGGCACCAAGGTAAAGAATATCCGGCTGGTCGAGGGCGATCACAATATCGATTGCAGGATCGACGGCATTGGCGCCATGCAACTGAAATCGGAATTTGTGAAGAAGGCCTGA
- a CDS encoding sulfurtransferase TusA family protein, producing MSDFDQELDARGLNCPLPIVRAKKAITPMNVGQVLKVVATDPGSVKDFDAFCQQTGHELVASREGNGEYEFLIRKTS from the coding sequence ATGAGCGACTTTGACCAGGAACTGGATGCACGCGGCCTGAACTGCCCCCTCCCCATTGTGCGGGCGAAAAAGGCGATTACCCCGATGAACGTCGGTCAGGTACTCAAGGTGGTGGCCACCGACCCGGGCTCGGTGAAGGATTTCGATGCCTTCTGTCAGCAGACCGGCCACGAACTGGTCGCGAGCCGGGAGGGCAACGGGGAATATGAATTCCTCATCCGCAAGACTTCATGA
- a CDS encoding TetR/AcrR family transcriptional regulator, translating into MKGPERRASILAVAKVLFADRGFHGVSVDEIARRLGVSPAVLYRHFDSKEALYGAALDEIAGRRESYVEAALCGPEDFASVLLRMTRVFAASVARDPDYLRMELHGMLEDAAVAQRFFDSRWKSFTDFIEISLAELAPGNQVGRVDGRTASLMFQGMVREALYAKCILDAPRYRDIALDDLIEQLIGLFLNAVGYSTESRQ; encoded by the coding sequence ATGAAAGGCCCGGAACGCCGGGCCTCGATCCTGGCGGTGGCAAAGGTGCTGTTTGCCGACCGGGGCTTTCACGGGGTGTCGGTGGATGAGATCGCACGCCGGTTGGGCGTCAGCCCCGCCGTGCTCTATCGCCACTTCGACTCCAAGGAGGCGTTGTACGGGGCCGCGCTGGACGAGATCGCCGGCCGGCGCGAAAGCTACGTGGAGGCAGCCCTTTGCGGGCCGGAGGATTTCGCCAGCGTACTGCTGCGCATGACCCGGGTGTTCGCCGCCAGTGTGGCACGCGACCCGGACTACCTGCGCATGGAACTGCACGGCATGCTCGAGGACGCGGCGGTGGCCCAGCGGTTTTTCGATTCGCGTTGGAAGAGCTTCACCGACTTCATCGAGATCAGCCTGGCCGAACTGGCACCCGGGAATCAGGTCGGTCGGGTGGATGGCCGCACCGCCAGCCTGATGTTCCAGGGCATGGTGCGCGAGGCCCTTTACGCCAAATGCATCCTCGACGCCCCGCGCTATCGTGACATTGCCCTTGATGATCTGATCGAACAGCTGATCGGGCTGTTTCTGAACGCCGTTGGATACAGTACGGAATCACGACAATGA